A single Paenibacillus kribbensis DNA region contains:
- the fsa gene encoding fructose-6-phosphate aldolase, translating to MKFFLDTGNIEEIKRIERLGLVDGVTTNPSLIAKEGRVFKEVIQEICSIVEGPVSAEVIGLKAEDMLKEAYDIAKWAPNVVIKLPMTEDGLYACNELTKNGIKTNVTLIFSAAQGLMAAKAGATFISPFVGRLDDIAVDGMKLIRDLRQILDFHDLKSEIIAASIRNIKHVEDAALAGAHIATIPGSLLPSLWKHPLTDSGIERFLKDWETVPKA from the coding sequence ATGAAATTTTTCTTGGATACTGGTAACATTGAAGAAATCAAACGTATTGAACGTTTGGGTCTGGTTGATGGTGTAACAACGAACCCTTCGCTGATCGCCAAGGAAGGCCGAGTGTTCAAGGAAGTCATTCAGGAGATTTGCAGTATCGTCGAAGGCCCTGTAAGTGCTGAGGTTATTGGCCTGAAGGCTGAAGATATGCTCAAGGAAGCTTATGACATTGCGAAATGGGCACCTAACGTCGTTATCAAGCTGCCTATGACCGAAGACGGCTTGTACGCTTGTAACGAGCTGACCAAGAACGGAATCAAAACGAATGTAACACTGATTTTCTCCGCAGCTCAAGGTCTGATGGCTGCCAAAGCTGGCGCTACTTTTATCAGCCCATTCGTAGGCCGTCTGGACGATATTGCTGTTGACGGTATGAAGCTGATTCGTGATCTGAGACAAATTTTGGATTTCCATGATCTGAAATCCGAAATCATCGCAGCTTCGATCCGTAACATCAAGCATGTGGAAGATGCTGCTCTGGCTGGCGCGCATATCGCCACCATTCCAGGCTCCTTGCTTCCTTCCCTGTGGAAGCACCCACTGACAGACAGCGGTATTGAACGCTTCCTGAAGGACTGGGAAACGGTACCTAAGGCTTAA
- a CDS encoding non-ribosomal peptide synthetase, with translation MVSILQNSSQTAPSPFLVPLDFARIQRKHTYSTYRVELEPSISELLNQQTAAEVKHALLLSAYTAWVYRLSAEEEVSFSTFVPQSGLLTASLTIEKETTFHELTGLFQEMLRKSDAYLAEPQADTSFSANLPTDGGAESRIMDWAVSENSGSYQIQIRYDDSLLLETTIVRYAEYFEALLRGALTSSLALVNSIDILSDADRAAHEALNNTVVKYPEHQTIHGMFEEAASQYPDRPAIASHAGEYTYRELNERANQVARVLLSKGLAKGEFVTIFMERSLETVISLLGILKAGGVYVPVDPAHPADRSSYIVEDTRSPFVLTTSALMEQATELCGSIETVKEILAINGPLAGYAASNPNINVGPDDLAYVIYTSGSTGKPKGALIAHRGVVNLGAVVQRDCDITSQDVLTQFATYSFDASVWDTIGALFYGAKLYLLSSEERVSVEEFAEAIARTGTTIITILPTVFFNQLSTYLSDEGYRKLAKVRIVTVAGEALYGSQVRAFQRKFGTDTDIVNVYGPTECTVATTTHRVRGAVPEHVVNIPIGKPIYNYKVYIVNEDNKLCPVNIPGEVCIATPALAHGYLHQPERTAQSFVDNPFAPGEKMYRSGDIAKLLPDGTIEYVSRKDSQLKIRGNRIEIGEIEDHFSKHPGVQDVAVVAVKDHTDQNMLVGYFTTSDGQSIPQDVIQSYIGSKLPSYFVPSHVVHLEAMPISPTGKIDRKKLALLPLPEVPDLSFGGEPVREGTETLIAEAWAQVLGKNNIGATDDFFLIGGDSLRVIHVLAILKPRYGALRIGDFFRYKTIRELAEYVEQLGTEQAPLRKAVTVPQEKTDLNEHPIELSSNSDIAEVRDMRVILLTGATGYLGSHILYDLLQRTEAQVYAMVRPSQDGPCGIERIQSVMTGYFGPGISDLIKGRVQPVYGDLEQADLGLSSVDRHMLEHLIDGIIHSAADVRHFGDSATFDRTNVTGTLELLKIAQAKPGVSFHHVSTMGIPEDLANEGKWESVLDLSSFTDDLSVDNLYTNSKLAAEKLLFHAAQAGTPVSIYRAGNLTAHSANGRFQRNIDSNAYYRMIKAMLLLGKAPQADWHTDFTPIDYASRAIVELSVHQKSSNRIFHICNPNPLPYDELIAMVNKLGYAVETLPFDDYSAWLLNPSSGIQEDALHLAMGQLEGDGAKDSAYRYGCTVTTSLLEQAGVQCPVTDLNFIRNMIQHAVEIGYFPASSSVSAKATQR, from the coding sequence ATGGTTTCAATACTACAAAACAGTTCACAAACAGCGCCGTCCCCGTTCCTGGTTCCCTTGGATTTTGCACGTATACAACGCAAGCATACATACTCTACTTATCGAGTAGAGCTAGAACCGTCCATCTCTGAGCTGCTGAACCAGCAAACAGCAGCGGAAGTCAAACACGCGTTGCTATTATCAGCGTATACCGCATGGGTATACCGTCTGTCCGCAGAAGAAGAAGTTTCTTTTTCTACTTTTGTGCCTCAATCGGGTCTGCTTACAGCCTCACTGACGATCGAAAAGGAAACGACTTTCCATGAACTGACAGGCTTGTTTCAGGAAATGCTTCGTAAGTCCGACGCTTACCTGGCAGAACCGCAAGCCGATACGTCATTCTCGGCAAATCTGCCTACAGACGGCGGTGCAGAATCCCGTATTATGGACTGGGCTGTCAGCGAAAACAGCGGCTCTTATCAAATACAGATACGGTATGATGATTCACTCCTTCTGGAAACAACGATTGTCCGGTATGCGGAATATTTCGAAGCCCTTCTGCGTGGCGCACTAACCAGCAGCCTTGCCCTTGTGAATTCAATTGACATATTGTCTGATGCCGATCGGGCTGCTCATGAAGCTTTAAATAACACAGTCGTGAAGTATCCTGAGCATCAAACCATTCACGGAATGTTTGAGGAGGCGGCTTCACAATATCCTGATCGTCCGGCTATTGCTTCCCACGCCGGAGAGTATACGTACCGTGAGCTGAACGAACGTGCTAATCAGGTCGCACGTGTGTTGCTATCCAAGGGTCTTGCCAAAGGCGAATTCGTGACCATCTTCATGGAACGAAGCCTGGAGACCGTTATTTCCCTGCTCGGTATCCTGAAAGCCGGTGGTGTGTACGTACCTGTCGATCCAGCCCACCCCGCTGACCGGAGTAGCTACATCGTCGAGGATACGCGTTCTCCCTTTGTCCTGACGACTTCTGCACTGATGGAGCAAGCGACTGAACTGTGCGGCTCCATTGAGACAGTAAAAGAAATTCTAGCCATTAACGGACCCCTGGCAGGTTATGCAGCAAGCAATCCGAACATTAACGTAGGTCCGGATGATCTCGCATATGTTATCTATACATCCGGCTCGACAGGCAAACCGAAAGGTGCCTTGATCGCTCACCGCGGGGTCGTTAACCTGGGGGCTGTTGTGCAACGCGATTGCGATATCACATCTCAGGATGTATTGACCCAATTCGCGACCTATAGCTTTGATGCATCTGTTTGGGATACGATTGGAGCCTTGTTCTACGGTGCAAAGCTGTATCTGCTGTCTTCCGAAGAACGTGTATCTGTTGAAGAATTCGCAGAAGCCATCGCACGTACCGGTACGACGATTATTACCATTTTGCCAACTGTATTCTTTAATCAGCTGTCTACGTACTTATCAGACGAAGGCTATCGCAAACTCGCCAAAGTACGGATTGTTACCGTGGCAGGCGAAGCGCTGTACGGCTCACAGGTTCGAGCGTTCCAGCGCAAATTCGGTACAGATACAGACATTGTCAACGTATATGGACCGACCGAGTGCACCGTGGCGACGACGACCCACCGTGTTCGTGGTGCTGTGCCTGAGCATGTCGTTAACATTCCGATCGGCAAACCTATCTACAATTACAAAGTCTACATCGTCAACGAGGATAACAAGCTGTGCCCTGTCAATATTCCAGGTGAAGTGTGCATTGCTACTCCTGCGTTGGCCCATGGCTACCTCCATCAGCCGGAGCGTACAGCCCAATCGTTCGTGGACAACCCTTTTGCTCCGGGTGAAAAAATGTACCGCTCGGGTGATATCGCCAAGCTGCTGCCAGACGGCACGATTGAATACGTAAGCCGGAAGGATTCGCAGCTCAAAATTCGGGGAAACCGGATCGAAATTGGGGAGATCGAGGACCACTTCTCCAAACATCCGGGCGTTCAGGACGTGGCGGTCGTAGCCGTCAAGGATCATACGGATCAAAATATGCTGGTGGGCTATTTCACCACTTCAGACGGACAATCCATCCCGCAGGACGTGATTCAGTCTTATATCGGGAGCAAGCTGCCCTCCTATTTTGTACCGAGCCATGTCGTGCATCTGGAAGCCATGCCGATTTCACCGACTGGCAAGATTGACCGGAAAAAGCTGGCCCTGCTCCCACTTCCCGAAGTACCTGACCTTTCATTTGGCGGAGAGCCTGTCCGGGAAGGGACCGAAACGCTCATTGCGGAAGCATGGGCACAGGTGCTTGGCAAAAACAATATTGGCGCAACCGATGATTTCTTCCTGATCGGGGGCGATTCGCTTCGTGTCATTCATGTACTGGCTATTTTGAAGCCGCGTTATGGCGCACTGCGTATCGGAGATTTTTTCCGCTATAAAACCATTCGTGAGCTTGCAGAATACGTGGAGCAATTAGGTACAGAACAAGCGCCACTACGCAAAGCAGTGACGGTTCCTCAAGAAAAAACAGACCTGAATGAGCATCCGATTGAGCTGTCCAGCAATTCGGATATCGCTGAAGTGCGCGACATGCGTGTTATTTTGTTGACCGGAGCTACAGGCTATCTTGGTTCACACATTTTGTATGACCTGCTTCAACGGACAGAAGCCCAAGTATACGCGATGGTACGCCCTTCCCAGGACGGTCCATGCGGTATTGAGCGTATTCAATCTGTCATGACAGGATATTTCGGACCCGGTATCTCTGACTTGATCAAGGGACGAGTCCAACCCGTATATGGAGATCTGGAGCAGGCAGACCTTGGCCTCTCTTCCGTAGACCGCCATATGCTGGAGCATCTAATCGACGGCATCATTCACAGCGCCGCTGACGTCCGCCATTTTGGTGATTCAGCAACCTTTGATCGTACAAATGTGACCGGGACACTGGAGCTGCTAAAAATCGCCCAAGCGAAGCCGGGAGTATCCTTCCATCATGTCTCAACAATGGGCATACCGGAGGATCTGGCAAACGAGGGAAAATGGGAATCCGTATTGGATCTGTCTTCCTTCACGGATGATCTGAGCGTGGACAACCTGTACACGAACAGTAAACTGGCGGCAGAAAAGCTGTTGTTCCATGCGGCTCAAGCAGGTACGCCTGTCTCCATCTATCGTGCAGGTAATTTGACGGCCCACTCGGCGAACGGACGCTTCCAGCGCAATATCGACAGCAACGCCTACTATCGTATGATCAAAGCGATGCTGCTGCTGGGCAAGGCGCCGCAGGCCGATTGGCATACAGACTTCACGCCGATTGATTATGCCAGCCGCGCGATCGTAGAGCTGTCCGTTCACCAAAAAAGCTCGAACCGCATTTTCCATATCTGCAATCCGAACCCGCTTCCGTATGACGAGCTGATTGCTATGGTAAACAAGCTGGGCTATGCTGTGGAAACCCTGCCTTTTGACGATTACAGTGCTTGGCTGCTGAATCCGTCTTCCGGTATTCAGGAGGATGCACTCCACCTCGCTATGGGGCAGCTTGAAGGCGACGGAGCCAAGGATTCTGCTTATCGGTACGGATGCACTGTAACCACGTCTCTGCTGGAGCAGGCTGGCGTCCAATGCCCGGTAACCGATCTGAATTTTATTCGAAACATGATCCAACATGCCGTCGAGATCGGTTATTTCCCGGCTTCATCATCGGTATCCGCAAAAGCAACACAGAGGTAA
- a CDS encoding CBS domain-containing protein, giving the protein MLKFADLCSSIMYSTPFYKEVIMIQLSERQREIVDIVQRLAPVTGDKIAEELGLTRPTLRSDLALLVMLGLVDAKPKVGYLPGRYPKYDSHVGSMLKKLTVADILSEPILISGDATAYDAVLMLFQQNTGTLMVTGEEQEFIGIVTRKDLLKVMLGHTDLHTVPVTMAMTRRAQMTTLLPGDSLLDAISRLVRHQVNCLPVLDEQYAYPTQIKGLVGRVTKTDIMNAILSLTEERT; this is encoded by the coding sequence ATGCTGAAATTTGCCGATCTATGCTCATCTATAATGTATTCTACCCCATTCTATAAGGAGGTAATCATGATTCAACTGTCCGAAAGACAGCGTGAAATCGTTGATATTGTCCAGCGCCTGGCGCCTGTTACGGGGGATAAAATTGCCGAAGAGCTGGGGCTGACACGACCGACGCTCCGGTCTGATCTGGCTTTGCTCGTGATGCTTGGGCTGGTAGATGCCAAGCCCAAGGTAGGGTACTTGCCAGGGCGTTACCCCAAATATGATAGCCATGTCGGCAGCATGCTGAAAAAGCTGACTGTGGCTGATATACTTAGTGAACCGATCTTGATATCCGGCGATGCTACCGCCTATGATGCCGTGTTGATGCTATTTCAGCAAAATACAGGCACGCTAATGGTTACAGGGGAGGAGCAGGAGTTCATTGGCATTGTTACCCGCAAGGATTTGCTGAAGGTCATGCTGGGGCATACCGATCTTCACACTGTTCCCGTGACTATGGCTATGACGCGACGGGCACAGATGACAACGCTGCTTCCGGGGGATTCATTGCTGGACGCCATATCGAGGCTGGTGCGTCATCAGGTCAATTGCCTTCCGGTTCTGGACGAGCAATATGCCTACCCAACTCAAATTAAGGGCCTGGTGGGACGGGTTACAAAAACGGACATCATGAACGCCATTTTGAGCCTGACGGAGGAAAGGACATAA
- a CDS encoding MFS transporter — protein sequence MQQNKGILLALGSIPLMMTLGNSMLIPVLPEIGRKLHVNSLRISMLITVYAVVAILLIPIAGYLSDRYGRKAVIVPSLVLTVIGGGISAAGAWLPQDMAAYWTIIGGRLLQGAGAAGAFPIVIPLVGDLYEDENEASKNLGVVETYNTFGKVLSPILGAALGAVLWFLPLAVIPVLCLISLILVLWLIHVPKRKNQPTTFREFAGKVKQVLAEKGRWLYAIFAMGGICMFVIFGVLFYLSDILESRYHLHGVWKGFVLAIPLISLCLCSYLGGKIIGKHKKRMKWIGLSGLAILTISFGILGFFENIYVVIGLFTLGGGGIGLALPCLDALITKGIEKEERGTITALYSSMRFVGVSLGPPVVSLLQGRSGHGLLFGVMAGVGGVAALLMLFAVKPEQDETADDASVNRMKTTEGSTGVMRDKPLSSKLRRKTPAK from the coding sequence ATGCAACAAAATAAAGGAATCCTGCTTGCATTAGGTTCCATCCCGCTGATGATGACGCTGGGTAATTCGATGCTGATTCCTGTATTACCGGAAATTGGACGTAAGCTGCATGTAAATTCTTTACGCATTAGCATGCTGATTACGGTATATGCGGTGGTGGCTATTTTGCTGATTCCGATTGCAGGCTATCTCTCCGACCGATATGGACGCAAAGCGGTGATCGTTCCCAGCTTGGTGCTGACGGTCATAGGAGGGGGGATTTCTGCAGCGGGAGCATGGCTGCCTCAAGATATGGCAGCGTATTGGACCATTATAGGAGGTCGCCTGCTTCAGGGAGCGGGAGCGGCAGGAGCTTTTCCAATCGTCATTCCGCTTGTGGGTGATCTGTACGAGGATGAGAATGAGGCCAGCAAGAACCTGGGTGTGGTCGAGACCTATAATACATTCGGAAAAGTGTTAAGTCCGATACTCGGTGCCGCATTGGGAGCAGTTCTGTGGTTTTTGCCACTGGCGGTGATTCCGGTCCTCTGTCTGATTTCGCTTATTTTAGTGCTTTGGCTGATCCATGTGCCCAAGCGTAAGAATCAACCGACTACGTTTCGGGAGTTTGCTGGAAAAGTAAAGCAGGTGCTTGCCGAAAAAGGACGCTGGCTATATGCTATTTTTGCTATGGGCGGTATTTGTATGTTCGTCATTTTTGGCGTCTTATTCTACCTATCCGACATACTGGAAAGCCGTTACCACCTTCATGGAGTCTGGAAGGGCTTTGTGCTGGCCATACCGCTGATTTCCCTTTGTCTGTGCTCTTATTTGGGAGGCAAGATCATTGGCAAGCATAAGAAGCGCATGAAATGGATTGGCTTGAGCGGTTTGGCGATATTGACGATCAGCTTTGGTATTCTCGGATTTTTTGAAAATATCTACGTGGTGATCGGATTGTTTACTCTAGGGGGCGGGGGAATTGGGCTGGCACTGCCTTGTTTGGATGCCTTAATTACAAAGGGGATTGAAAAAGAGGAGCGCGGAACCATTACTGCCTTGTACAGCAGCATGCGCTTTGTCGGGGTGTCGTTAGGTCCACCGGTTGTATCCTTACTGCAGGGTCGCAGTGGACATGGTCTGCTCTTTGGCGTAATGGCCGGAGTGGGAGGGGTGGCCGCTCTGTTAATGCTGTTTGCAGTCAAACCGGAGCAGGATGAAACGGCAGATGACGCATCCGTTAATCGTATGAAAACGACCGAAGGGTCAACAGGAGTGATGCGAGATAAGCCGCTTTCTTCCAAGCTAAGACGCAAAACTCCTGCTAAATAA
- a CDS encoding MarR family winged helix-turn-helix transcriptional regulator — protein sequence MNDLPIGMLLGITHRKMSQQLSLSLKPYDISPEQWLVLYQIYQSEGLNQKEIAAKAVKDQPTTTRIIDLLDKKGWVRRVNSPQDRRAYLLHLTEAGRQLVEKTLPVERDVNLDFVKGISSDELQQFRQTLLQIHANISESEQQGEND from the coding sequence ATGAATGACTTACCTATTGGCATGCTGCTGGGGATTACCCATCGCAAAATGAGTCAGCAGCTCTCACTTTCCCTTAAACCTTATGATATTTCCCCAGAGCAATGGTTGGTTCTGTACCAAATCTACCAGTCCGAGGGTTTAAATCAGAAGGAAATTGCAGCCAAGGCGGTAAAGGATCAGCCCACCACGACTCGAATTATTGATTTGCTCGACAAGAAGGGCTGGGTGCGACGTGTGAATAGTCCCCAGGACCGTCGGGCCTATTTGCTTCATTTGACTGAGGCGGGACGCCAGCTGGTTGAGAAGACACTTCCTGTCGAACGTGATGTCAACCTCGATTTTGTAAAGGGTATTTCTTCTGACGAGCTACAGCAATTCCGCCAAACGCTTTTACAAATTCACGCCAACATAAGCGAATCAGAGCAACAAGGAGAGAACGATTAA
- a CDS encoding TraX family protein, which translates to MYWLAMLTMLIDHVGLVFFPADPAWRIAGRLAFPIYAYALYLGYARTRDMRSYMLRLLGLALISQLPYMLAFDVYRPNVVWTLLASLLALAAASRLKHWAAITCLYVLTALIMELSMMDYGAYGLLLVLIYRYTRSSMMVAAHFALNVVYDLVHHANIQHFSLLSSILIACFAAGESGFYNRVPRWLWRSFYPVHLAVIAAIRIWP; encoded by the coding sequence ATGTACTGGTTGGCCATGCTGACGATGCTGATTGACCATGTCGGACTTGTGTTTTTCCCGGCAGATCCGGCTTGGAGAATTGCTGGCAGGCTTGCTTTTCCCATTTATGCGTACGCGCTGTATTTGGGGTATGCCCGGACAAGAGATATGCGAAGCTACATGCTCCGTCTACTTGGGCTCGCCCTGATTTCCCAATTACCCTATATGCTGGCATTTGATGTGTACAGGCCGAATGTAGTCTGGACGCTGTTGGCTTCATTGCTGGCGCTGGCTGCTGCGTCCCGCTTGAAGCATTGGGCTGCAATTACGTGCCTGTATGTCCTGACAGCTCTGATCATGGAGCTTAGCATGATGGATTACGGAGCCTATGGGCTGCTGCTTGTCCTTATATATCGGTATACACGTTCATCTATGATGGTTGCTGCCCATTTTGCTTTGAACGTGGTGTATGATCTGGTGCACCATGCGAATATCCAGCATTTTAGTCTGCTGTCCAGCATTCTGATTGCCTGTTTTGCAGCCGGAGAGAGCGGATTTTATAATCGGGTTCCGCGTTGGCTGTGGCGCAGCTTTTACCCGGTGCATTTGGCTGTTATTGCGGCGATTCGCATTTGGCCCTAA
- a CDS encoding polysaccharide deacetylase family protein, whose amino-acid sequence MKRTIFKRALLIMSLIAVLGILVYEARAIYHTPAVKGTHRTRTANADRLVRHLFSLTPTPDKVYYQNKVIVLMYHEVTKSPPDPGALKLSNFTKQLDEMKANGFRWITMKEYTNFILHKAKVPDNAVLMTFDDGYESFYTDTFPVLKAYRVPATNFLITSTISNPKHIGIRKLTWDQIQQMHAEGIDFYNHTNDQHAYGYSNTARTKQKPLLMGPMYSKKLGRMETEDEFKQRVYTDLDTADKKLFKHLHNDQKVLAFPYGGYTEETLKICRSLGIDVTFTVKRGINSPGQTNGYRVNAGGIHNIPEVLVQYMKEGAPLRPLPFAQGPNKVS is encoded by the coding sequence ATGAAACGCACTATATTTAAAAGAGCACTACTGATTATGAGCTTAATCGCTGTTTTAGGAATTTTGGTGTATGAAGCACGTGCCATTTATCATACGCCTGCAGTTAAAGGGACTCACCGTACACGCACGGCTAATGCGGATCGACTGGTACGCCATCTATTCTCGCTGACGCCTACACCGGATAAAGTATATTACCAGAACAAAGTCATTGTCCTGATGTATCATGAGGTGACCAAGTCCCCGCCTGATCCCGGTGCACTGAAGCTCAGTAATTTTACGAAGCAATTGGACGAAATGAAAGCGAACGGCTTCCGCTGGATTACGATGAAAGAATATACGAACTTTATTTTACATAAAGCCAAGGTTCCCGATAATGCGGTACTCATGACATTCGACGATGGCTATGAATCCTTTTATACGGACACCTTTCCCGTGTTAAAAGCGTACCGCGTACCGGCAACCAATTTTCTCATCACATCCACAATCAGCAATCCCAAGCACATTGGTATTCGAAAGCTGACATGGGATCAAATTCAGCAAATGCATGCCGAAGGGATTGATTTTTATAATCATACCAATGACCAGCATGCGTATGGATACTCCAATACAGCACGTACCAAGCAGAAGCCGCTTTTAATGGGTCCGATGTATTCGAAAAAGCTGGGACGGATGGAAACCGAGGATGAGTTTAAACAGCGAGTTTACACCGATCTGGATACGGCTGATAAGAAGCTGTTCAAGCATCTGCACAATGATCAGAAGGTACTTGCTTTTCCTTATGGCGGATATACTGAGGAAACACTAAAGATTTGCCGTTCCCTGGGCATAGACGTCACGTTCACGGTGAAACGTGGCATTAATTCACCGGGACAGACGAATGGCTACCGCGTCAATGCAGGCGGAATACACAACATCCCGGAAGTCTTGGTGCAATATATGAAGGAGGGTGCTCCCCTTCGGCCATTGCCATTTGCCCAAGGTCCCAACAAGGTATCATAA
- a CDS encoding MFS transporter, with protein sequence MQQGKQPLWTKEFIVLTVSNLFLFLELQMIVSSIPSYVKNAFHATSVQVSLVTTLFALSAIVARLFSARMLEKGHRSALIFIGLLFALIGTLGYSVSPTIAVLLLMRMLFGIGFGMSSTAFPTMATEVIPSKRLGEGMGFFSLSTSLAMSIGPTIGISMLQNGSFNLLVFTTSAVIVVIFPLAYWLVRTLPKGHIEPPMVPLEEGRKPALNRKLWIPALLNMLMSITYGGLISFMALYGDEAHLSHPAYFFLFNAISVLIVRPFSGRIYDKKGAKSLLIPGSLFLMGGLILLSYAHSDALMYLSAFCYGIGYGIMQPTLQTWMIQVVSPKQRGMANGMFLNSLDFGIAAGALILGIIAKASDYAWMYRLSSLFIVLFLLIYVMQIIASRKSETQVPLEG encoded by the coding sequence ATGCAACAAGGCAAGCAACCTCTTTGGACCAAGGAATTTATCGTTCTAACGGTCTCCAATCTATTTTTATTTCTGGAATTACAGATGATCGTATCTTCCATTCCTTCCTATGTGAAAAATGCATTCCATGCCACTTCCGTTCAGGTTAGTCTTGTGACGACGTTGTTCGCATTAAGCGCAATTGTAGCAAGGCTTTTTTCTGCACGTATGCTGGAAAAAGGACATCGCAGCGCCCTGATTTTCATCGGACTGCTGTTTGCTCTCATAGGAACGCTGGGATACAGTGTTTCACCAACGATTGCAGTGCTGCTGCTCATGCGAATGCTGTTTGGGATTGGCTTTGGCATGAGCAGCACTGCCTTTCCAACGATGGCCACTGAAGTGATCCCGTCCAAACGACTTGGTGAAGGGATGGGATTTTTCAGTTTGTCCACCAGCTTAGCCATGTCCATTGGACCGACCATAGGCATATCCATGCTGCAAAACGGCAGCTTTAACCTGCTTGTATTTACGACATCAGCCGTGATTGTTGTTATTTTTCCACTGGCTTACTGGCTGGTTCGTACATTGCCCAAAGGGCATATCGAGCCGCCGATGGTTCCTTTGGAAGAGGGACGAAAACCAGCATTGAACCGCAAATTATGGATTCCCGCTTTGCTGAATATGCTGATGTCGATCACCTATGGCGGATTAATCAGCTTTATGGCGCTTTACGGGGATGAAGCCCATCTTTCGCACCCTGCCTACTTTTTTCTGTTTAATGCGATATCCGTACTGATTGTGCGTCCCTTCTCGGGTCGTATTTATGATAAAAAAGGGGCAAAATCACTGCTCATTCCCGGATCATTGTTTCTGATGGGCGGTCTGATCCTGCTTTCCTACGCACACAGTGACGCCCTCATGTATCTGTCTGCATTTTGCTACGGTATCGGTTACGGCATCATGCAACCAACCCTGCAAACCTGGATGATTCAGGTCGTATCTCCCAAGCAGAGAGGCATGGCAAACGGTATGTTTCTCAATTCCCTTGATTTCGGAATTGCTGCCGGAGCGCTTATCCTCGGCATTATCGCCAAAGCAAGTGATTATGCGTGGATGTATCGTCTTTCCTCGCTGTTTATTGTGCTGTTCCTGCTGATCTATGTCATGCAAATCATCGCAAGCCGCAAATCTGAAACGCAAGTGCCTCTTGAGGGGTAA